In Streptomyces capitiformicae, one genomic interval encodes:
- a CDS encoding RraA family protein, with product MSATTTVLSSATVHEAAGRTGALPSAIKPLHPSMHLEAPAFPVKAPPGDNLWLHRAVYAACPGDALVVDTGGGLEFGYWGEILAEAAIARGLAGLIIHGGVRDSARLVEMGWPVFAERVCIRGTGKDPHGYGELGEPVLIGEQAVRLGDLIVADADGVVVVPAERVAEVQRLSAEREAAEADYLRRIRSGESTLDIYRLP from the coding sequence GTGAGCGCGACGACGACCGTGCTGAGCTCGGCCACCGTGCACGAGGCGGCGGGCCGCACCGGCGCGCTGCCATCCGCGATCAAGCCACTGCATCCGTCGATGCACCTGGAGGCCCCCGCCTTCCCTGTGAAGGCCCCACCCGGGGACAACCTCTGGCTCCACCGTGCCGTCTATGCCGCTTGCCCCGGCGATGCCCTCGTCGTCGACACCGGCGGGGGCCTCGAGTTCGGCTACTGGGGCGAGATCCTGGCTGAGGCCGCGATCGCTCGCGGGCTGGCCGGGCTGATCATCCACGGCGGCGTCCGGGACTCCGCACGGTTGGTCGAAATGGGCTGGCCGGTGTTCGCAGAGCGCGTCTGCATCCGCGGCACCGGCAAGGACCCCCACGGCTACGGCGAGCTCGGCGAGCCCGTGCTGATCGGCGAGCAGGCCGTGCGGCTCGGCGACCTGATCGTCGCCGACGCCGACGGAGTGGTCGTGGTCCCCGCCGAGCGGGTCGCCGAGGTCCAGCGGCTCTCCGCGGAACGAGAAGCCGCCGAGGCGGACTACCTGCGCCGTATCCGCTCCGGCGAGTCCACCCTGGACATCTACCGGCTGCCCTGA
- a CDS encoding RraA family protein yields MVTTESDTLTRLRALSTSGVSDALDKLGIPGQALGIAPLDRSFRLAGRAWTLRYGPVGQDRGTVGDYIDDLGPDDVVVLDNQSRVDATVWGDLLTTVAHRREVAGTVIDGVCRDVDRSLELGYPVFSRGNWMRTGKDRVRVEATGVPVSIGGIRVEPGDLLLGDGDGIVVVPAARAEEVLAAAEEIERAEQAIRDAVEAGSSLREARVAHRYHDLQHGAGS; encoded by the coding sequence ATGGTCACCACTGAATCCGACACGCTGACGCGGCTGCGCGCGCTGTCCACCTCCGGGGTCTCCGACGCCCTGGACAAGCTCGGCATCCCAGGCCAGGCGCTGGGCATCGCGCCGCTGGACCGCAGCTTCCGGCTGGCCGGGAGAGCCTGGACGCTGCGCTACGGCCCCGTCGGCCAGGACCGCGGCACCGTCGGCGACTACATCGACGACCTCGGCCCGGACGACGTCGTCGTGCTGGACAACCAGAGCCGGGTCGACGCCACCGTCTGGGGCGACCTCCTCACCACCGTCGCCCACCGCCGCGAGGTGGCGGGCACGGTGATCGACGGCGTCTGCCGGGACGTGGACCGCTCGCTCGAGCTCGGCTACCCGGTTTTCTCCCGCGGCAACTGGATGCGCACCGGCAAGGACCGGGTCCGCGTCGAGGCCACCGGGGTACCGGTGTCCATCGGCGGGATCCGCGTCGAGCCCGGTGACCTGCTGCTCGGCGACGGCGACGGGATCGTTGTGGTCCCCGCCGCGCGGGCCGAGGAGGTGCTCGCCGCCGCCGAGGAGATCGAGCGAGCCGAGCAGGCCATCCGCGACGCCGTCGAGGCCGGCTCGTCCCTGCGGGAGGCCCGCGTCGCGCACCGATACCACGACCTGCAGCACGGAGCCGGATCGTGA
- a CDS encoding RraA family protein, with protein sequence MSEVDRLRALDTCAVSDALDRHGIHGVVRGLRPWAAPGTVAGRAVTVLLGPPAEGAATATRHLGTAAVDASGPGQVVVVAHQGRTDCAGWGGLLSRAAAARGIEGVIVHGAARDLAEAAEAGLPVYAVTPTPVTARTRAVEHSWDEPVQLDDVTVHPGDLVLADGGGVVVVPAARAKEVLATAERIAATEAAMAQAIEGGARVSDVMGKSYEELTDGHH encoded by the coding sequence ATGAGCGAGGTGGACCGGCTCCGGGCGTTGGACACCTGTGCGGTGTCAGACGCTCTGGACCGACATGGGATCCACGGCGTCGTGCGCGGGCTGCGACCCTGGGCAGCCCCCGGAACCGTGGCGGGCCGTGCGGTGACGGTGCTGCTCGGCCCGCCCGCCGAGGGCGCCGCCACCGCCACCCGCCACCTCGGCACCGCCGCGGTCGACGCATCGGGGCCAGGTCAGGTCGTCGTCGTCGCCCATCAGGGCCGGACCGACTGCGCCGGCTGGGGCGGTCTGCTCTCCCGCGCCGCCGCGGCCCGCGGGATCGAGGGCGTGATCGTGCACGGCGCCGCCCGCGACCTCGCCGAGGCCGCCGAGGCGGGCCTGCCGGTCTACGCCGTCACACCCACGCCCGTCACCGCCCGCACCCGCGCGGTCGAGCACAGCTGGGACGAGCCGGTGCAGCTCGACGACGTCACCGTGCACCCCGGCGACCTCGTCCTGGCCGACGGCGGAGGCGTGGTCGTCGTGCCCGCCGCCCGCGCCAAGGAGGTCCTCGCCACCGCCGAGCGGATCGCCGCCACCGAGGCCGCGATGGCCCAGGCCATCGAGGGCGGCGCCCGGGTGTCCGACGTGATGGGCAAGTCCTACGAGGAGCTGACCGATGGTCACCACTGA
- a CDS encoding amidohydrolase family protein — protein MSSGSRWTIAAFHAVRCRLRTVKPRPAHQAASESIHIHSAGCYSDRETYSEHFVTEESIAILAMLRSEVFTDFPSLRVMISHGGGSVPYQVGRWQAEVLHPGLGGNPDSERFETSLRRFWFDTVLHYPPSLELLLKLVGPDRVLFGTEKPGSGSAPNPETGLDFDDIKPVIEGFDFLTDADRKAVFEDNARAFFPGLKNHLA, from the coding sequence ATGAGCTCGGGCAGTCGCTGGACCATCGCGGCTTTCCACGCCGTCAGGTGCCGCTTGCGCACCGTGAAGCCGAGGCCGGCCCACCAGGCGGCCTCTGAGAGCATCCACATCCACTCCGCCGGCTGCTACTCCGACCGCGAGACCTACTCCGAGCACTTCGTCACCGAGGAGTCCATCGCGATCCTCGCCATGCTGCGCAGCGAGGTCTTCACCGACTTCCCATCGCTGCGGGTGATGATCTCCCACGGCGGTGGTTCCGTGCCCTACCAGGTCGGACGCTGGCAGGCCGAGGTGCTGCACCCCGGCCTGGGCGGCAACCCGGACTCCGAGCGCTTCGAGACCTCACTGCGGCGCTTCTGGTTCGACACCGTCCTGCACTACCCGCCGTCGCTGGAACTGCTGCTCAAGCTCGTAGGCCCCGACCGAGTGCTGTTCGGCACCGAGAAGCCCGGCTCCGGCAGTGCCCCGAACCCGGAGACCGGCCTCGACTTCGACGACATCAAGCCGGTCATCGAGGGCTTCGACTTCCTCACCGACGCCGACCGGAAGGCCGTGTTCGAGGACAATGCGCGAGCCTTCTTCCCCGGCCTGAAGAACCACCTCGCATGA
- a CDS encoding aldehyde dehydrogenase family protein, producing the protein MLSEAAWWAGLGFTVRKRHLTAWKAAMVQRLPELIETVHRETGKPVGDATLKAGLAIEHIGWAAGHARRVLGRRKVSPGLLMAHQSASVAYKPLGVIGVIGPWNYPVFTPLGSIAYALAAGNAVVFKPSEYTPGVGVWLAERFEEAVGRPVLQVVTGLG; encoded by the coding sequence ATGCTCTCAGAGGCCGCCTGGTGGGCCGGCCTCGGCTTCACGGTGCGCAAGCGGCACCTGACGGCGTGGAAAGCCGCGATGGTCCAGCGACTGCCCGAGCTCATCGAAACGGTGCACCGCGAAACCGGCAAACCGGTCGGCGACGCGACGCTCAAGGCAGGGCTCGCGATCGAACACATCGGGTGGGCCGCCGGACACGCGAGGAGAGTGCTCGGCCGGCGCAAGGTGTCCCCCGGCTTGCTTATGGCACACCAGTCCGCGTCGGTGGCCTACAAACCGCTGGGGGTGATCGGCGTGATCGGGCCGTGGAACTACCCGGTCTTCACACCGCTGGGGTCGATCGCCTACGCGCTGGCAGCCGGCAACGCCGTGGTCTTCAAGCCCAGCGAGTACACCCCGGGTGTGGGCGTGTGGCTCGCCGAGCGATTCGAGGAGGCCGTGGGCCGTCCGGTCCTCCAGGTCGTCACCGGCCTCGGCTGA